The following are from one region of the Mesorhizobium sp. B2-8-5 genome:
- a CDS encoding nucleotidyltransferase family protein, with the protein MAMQDGSYERLRAAGCADEVAYVQACLRLFFAPGVDITGGRADMPAPTISSAPAISATPTISAAATILAAPTISAAPTISAANVADIARLNKVAVFLLKALAHTPGNAAPAELPAWLDGYRRRTMSMNAACIGDSMAIDRVLRESRVDFVFLKGPLQQHLLYGDHFMKPSGDVDILVSPTGFARARDALRTIGYEVAGKSRSVWWVRFLGEQHMVREDGTRASTVDLHHRLQQPGSPSPRDIDGFLRRKREVAVAGAAMPIISAADTLLLSAISVAKAFFNREPCAGYVCDVRASASRLSEAEQRMVLDHAAEQGLADTLLLGLRAADVLLGAAGTLLSDRADRILARIDNADLFHMVVAPWLASLRWPQRRHVLWELCGREPVRYLAEAGWAASADLSRRIFERPATIEPARSEMIKIVGGAATHASER; encoded by the coding sequence ATGGCGATGCAGGATGGCTCCTATGAAAGGCTGCGCGCCGCCGGCTGCGCTGACGAAGTCGCTTATGTGCAGGCCTGCCTGAGGCTGTTTTTCGCGCCAGGCGTCGACATCACGGGCGGCCGGGCCGACATGCCCGCGCCGACAATCTCGTCGGCCCCGGCAATCTCAGCGACCCCAACAATCTCGGCAGCCGCAACAATCTTGGCAGCCCCAACAATCTCGGCAGCCCCAACAATCTCGGCGGCCAATGTCGCCGACATCGCCAGGTTGAACAAGGTCGCCGTCTTCCTGCTCAAGGCGCTCGCGCATACGCCCGGGAATGCCGCGCCAGCGGAGTTGCCTGCCTGGCTCGACGGCTACCGCCGGCGCACCATGTCGATGAATGCCGCCTGCATCGGCGATTCGATGGCCATCGATCGCGTGCTGCGCGAAAGCCGGGTCGATTTCGTCTTCCTCAAGGGGCCGCTGCAGCAGCATCTGCTCTATGGCGACCATTTCATGAAGCCATCCGGCGATGTCGACATACTGGTTTCGCCGACCGGTTTCGCCAGGGCCCGCGATGCGTTGCGCACGATCGGCTATGAGGTTGCCGGCAAGTCGCGTTCGGTCTGGTGGGTGCGCTTCCTCGGCGAGCAGCATATGGTTCGCGAAGACGGCACGAGGGCCTCGACCGTCGACCTCCACCACCGTCTCCAGCAGCCGGGGTCGCCCAGCCCCCGCGACATCGACGGCTTCCTGCGCCGCAAGCGCGAAGTCGCGGTGGCCGGCGCCGCCATGCCGATCATCTCGGCGGCCGACACCTTGCTTTTGTCTGCGATCAGCGTCGCCAAGGCCTTTTTCAACCGCGAGCCCTGCGCCGGCTATGTCTGCGACGTCAGGGCCAGCGCCAGCCGCCTGAGCGAAGCCGAGCAGCGGATGGTTCTCGACCACGCCGCCGAGCAGGGCCTGGCGGACACGCTGCTCTTGGGGTTGCGTGCCGCCGACGTGCTGCTCGGCGCCGCCGGTACGCTGCTTTCGGATCGCGCCGACCGCATTCTGGCGCGCATCGACAACGCCGATCTCTTCCACATGGTGGTCGCGCCCTGGCTCGCGTCGCTGCGCTGGCCGCAGCGCCGCCATGTGCTGTGGGAGCTCTGCGGCCGCGAGCCGGTCCGTTACCTGGCTGAAGCCGGCTGGGCTGCCTCCGCCGACCTCAGCCGGCGCATCTTCGAGCGCCCGGCCACGATTGAGCCGGCGCGGAGCGAAATGATCAAAATCGTGGGCGGGGCGGCCACTCATGCAAGCGAAAGGTGA
- a CDS encoding lasso RiPP family leader peptide-containing protein, with the protein MEQNVEKHEYETPSLTVHGSIETITQGGAGTTALDASFPAHTPIGELTFS; encoded by the coding sequence ATGGAACAGAATGTTGAAAAGCATGAGTACGAAACCCCCAGCCTGACGGTTCATGGTTCGATTGAAACGATCACGCAGGGCGGTGCTGGCACGACGGCGCTCGACGCGAGCTTTCCCGCGCACACGCCGATCGGCGAGCTGACTTTCTCTTAA
- a CDS encoding PqqD family protein — translation MHWNPSDDDRVVATNEAVACEFGAGLALLHLKSNVYYSLNGVGAFIWEQIQEPRSVLDIRSAVLARYNVDAERCKADVEGLLKGLSEAGLARLHSEELV, via the coding sequence ATGCACTGGAACCCTTCGGACGATGACCGCGTCGTCGCGACCAACGAGGCGGTGGCTTGTGAATTCGGCGCCGGACTGGCGCTGCTCCACCTGAAATCCAATGTCTATTACAGCCTGAACGGCGTCGGCGCCTTCATCTGGGAGCAGATCCAGGAGCCGCGATCGGTCCTCGATATCCGCAGCGCCGTGCTTGCGCGCTACAATGTCGACGCCGAACGCTGCAAGGCCGATGTCGAGGGCTTGCTCAAGGGGCTGAGCGAAGCAGGGCTTGCGAGGCTCCACAGTGAGGAACTGGTCTAG
- a CDS encoding lasso peptide biosynthesis B2 protein: MRNWSRLRSLSGQEMLFLARCLTVVSAVRLALTLSSYNRVRSLVTRLDAGRDASIADLRRVAWGVAAAARLVPGASCLTQALAGQYLLARQGSASKISIGIEKGTGSEFKAHAWLMSGNHIVLGGSIKGFAHLVDHGS, from the coding sequence GTGAGGAACTGGTCTAGGCTCCGCTCGCTGAGCGGCCAGGAAATGCTGTTTCTGGCGCGCTGCCTGACGGTGGTGAGCGCGGTACGGCTTGCGCTGACGCTGTCTTCCTACAACCGTGTCCGCAGCCTGGTGACGCGGCTGGACGCCGGACGCGATGCCAGCATCGCCGACCTGCGGCGTGTCGCATGGGGCGTCGCCGCCGCGGCGCGGCTCGTGCCAGGCGCCAGCTGCCTTACCCAGGCGCTGGCTGGACAGTATCTGCTCGCGCGCCAGGGCAGCGCCTCGAAGATCAGCATCGGCATCGAGAAAGGAACGGGCAGCGAGTTCAAGGCGCATGCCTGGCTGATGAGCGGCAACCACATCGTGCTTGGCGGCTCGATCAAAGGATTTGCCCATCTGGTCGACCATGGGTCGTGA
- a CDS encoding lasso peptide isopeptide bond-forming cyclase produces the protein MSGVAGIVLSDNDRPAGAGDIQQMLSRMRHRARDGNSWWTEGSVALGHAWLDTTGEDGPGPLTMAGGKLAITADCRLDNRDELLARLGMRDRSIADAVLIMRAYLKWGEACPTYLQGDFAFAIWDGERQALFCARDHFGVKPFYYHSTGRRFAFASEIGPILALDGIGRRLSEHQISGFLAGLPDDPQATPYAEIFRLPARHGMTVAGHQVVLRRYWQIEPSQRPPRSDAAEEFRHLFAQSVENRMRGTPAVGAMLSGGLDSSSIACVAGLRAAAQRNPRLKTFSLVFDKGSSMDEKPFIDAVLDGNPLDATLIAVSNYAPFAEFERILEEQEGTFLAPGLSLTRDLYRTAGAKGVKVLLDGHGGDEVVSQGHGHLHELANAGRWLELWRELHSAANTYGEGMLSLYFKFLTIYGPAWRIARMRSMARRLVGKVRQRPASAPRAWAGLVNPDLARRTDLAERFHRSGYMSAAVSASEALTHRWLLSTGLVPHAFEVLDKAAANFGVEPRYPFWDKPLVEFCLALPGEEKLKDGFGRHVLRRAMQGVLPPAVQWRRDKIDFTANLVRGMLGNHRELLDKLLISDSEWIAPYVNLPEVNAVYERMLRQPEQATLPDVQHVWRSVSLSLWLRQIQGSPA, from the coding sequence ATGAGCGGCGTCGCAGGAATCGTGCTCAGCGACAATGACCGGCCCGCCGGGGCCGGCGATATCCAGCAGATGCTTTCGCGCATGCGCCACCGCGCCCGCGACGGCAACTCGTGGTGGACGGAGGGCAGCGTGGCGCTCGGCCACGCCTGGCTCGACACGACCGGCGAGGATGGTCCCGGCCCACTGACGATGGCCGGCGGCAAGCTCGCCATCACCGCAGACTGCCGGCTGGACAATCGCGACGAGCTTCTGGCGCGGCTCGGCATGCGCGACCGGTCGATCGCCGACGCGGTGCTCATCATGCGCGCCTACCTCAAATGGGGCGAGGCCTGCCCGACCTATCTGCAGGGCGATTTCGCCTTCGCCATATGGGACGGCGAGCGCCAGGCGCTGTTTTGCGCGCGCGACCATTTCGGCGTCAAACCTTTCTACTATCATTCGACCGGCAGGCGCTTCGCGTTCGCCTCGGAGATCGGGCCGATCCTTGCGCTGGACGGCATCGGCAGGCGCCTCAGCGAGCACCAGATTTCCGGCTTCCTCGCCGGCCTGCCGGACGATCCGCAGGCCACGCCCTACGCCGAGATCTTCCGCCTGCCGGCACGGCACGGCATGACGGTCGCAGGCCACCAGGTGGTGCTGCGGCGCTACTGGCAGATCGAGCCGTCGCAACGGCCGCCGCGCTCGGACGCGGCCGAGGAATTCAGGCATCTCTTCGCGCAATCGGTGGAGAACCGGATGCGCGGCACGCCGGCCGTCGGCGCCATGCTGAGCGGCGGGCTCGATTCCTCCTCGATCGCTTGCGTTGCTGGTCTTCGCGCGGCCGCGCAGCGCAACCCGAGGCTCAAGACCTTCTCGCTGGTTTTCGACAAGGGCTCGTCGATGGACGAGAAGCCGTTCATCGATGCGGTGCTCGACGGCAATCCGCTCGACGCCACGCTGATTGCGGTGAGCAATTACGCGCCCTTCGCCGAGTTCGAGCGCATCCTGGAGGAGCAGGAGGGCACGTTCCTGGCGCCCGGCCTGTCGTTGACGCGCGACCTTTACCGGACGGCGGGCGCAAAAGGCGTCAAAGTGCTTCTCGATGGACATGGCGGCGACGAGGTCGTCTCGCAGGGCCATGGACACCTTCACGAACTCGCCAATGCCGGCCGGTGGCTCGAGTTGTGGCGCGAATTGCACAGCGCTGCGAACACCTATGGCGAGGGCATGCTCTCCCTCTACTTCAAGTTCCTGACCATCTACGGACCGGCCTGGCGGATCGCCCGGATGCGATCGATGGCCCGACGCCTTGTCGGCAAGGTGCGGCAGCGGCCGGCATCGGCACCGCGCGCCTGGGCGGGCCTGGTCAATCCGGACCTTGCCAGGCGCACCGATCTTGCGGAGCGCTTTCATCGCAGCGGCTACATGTCCGCCGCCGTCAGCGCCAGCGAAGCGCTGACGCATCGCTGGCTTCTGTCCACCGGGCTGGTGCCGCATGCCTTCGAAGTGCTCGACAAGGCCGCCGCCAATTTCGGCGTCGAGCCGCGCTATCCGTTCTGGGACAAGCCGCTCGTCGAATTCTGCCTGGCGCTGCCCGGCGAGGAAAAGCTCAAGGACGGTTTTGGCCGCCATGTGCTGCGCCGGGCGATGCAAGGCGTTCTGCCGCCGGCGGTGCAATGGCGGCGCGACAAGATCGATTTCACCGCCAACCTGGTCAGGGGCATGCTCGGCAACCACCGCGAGCTACTGGACAAGCTTTTGATATCGGACAGCGAGTGGATCGCGCCCTATGTCAACCTGCCTGAAGTGAACGCGGTTTATGAGCGCATGCTGCGCCAGCCCGAGCAGGCGACGCTGCCCGACGTCCAGCATGTCTGGCGCTCGGTTTCGCTGTCGCTGTGGCTGCGGCAAATCCAAGGAAGCCCCGCATGA